A region from the Hippoglossus hippoglossus isolate fHipHip1 chromosome 18, fHipHip1.pri, whole genome shotgun sequence genome encodes:
- the mtm1 gene encoding myotubularin isoform X2, which translates to MELLADVCLLPGEDRIIDKDIIYICPFRGAVKGKVLITNYRLHFKSSDTDVVVTMDVPLGAISRVEKMGGASSRGENSYGLDITCKDMRNLRFALKQEGHSRRDIFELLFRHAFPLSHCLHVFAYVTQEKYEENGWNVYKPIEEFRRQGLPNNKWRITFINKNYELCDTYPTVLTVPFKSKEEDLRRVAVFRSRGRIPVLSWIHRENQAVIVRCSQPLVGMSGKRNKDDERYLDLIREANDTAKLTIYDARPNVNAVANKATGGGYEGDEYQNAELIFLDIQNIHVMRESLKKLKDIVYPNVEESHWLSSLESTHWLEHVKLVLSGAIQVADKVSSGNSVVVHCSDGWDRTAQLTSLAMLMLDSHYRTLRGFQVLIEKEWISFGHKFASRTGHGDKNHADQDRSPIFVQFIDCVWQMTKQFPTAFEFNERLLLTILDHLYSCRFGTFLYNCESARDQHEVRSKTVSLWSLVNSKWDIYLNPFYTPESGRVLYPVASMRHLELWVTYYIRWNPRIRQQHQSPVEQRYKELLSLRDEYLKKLEELQLSDTSPSSHLANSSTPNTSSTSSTPSQQYTHLQTPF; encoded by the exons ATGGAATTGTTAGCAGATGTATGTCTGCTGCCTGGAGAGGACAGAATTATAG aTAAAGACATCATCTACATCTGTCCATTCCGTGGAGCAGTGAAAGGCAAAGTGTTGATCACCAACTACAGACTCCACTTCAAGAGCTCAGATACT GATGTGGTGGTGACGATGGATGTTCCTTTGGGTGCCATAAGTCGGGTGGAGAAAATGGGTGGGGCATCAAGCAGAGGCGAAAACTCCTATGGCCTGGATATCACctgcaag GACATGAGGAACTTGAGGTTTGCCCTGAAGCAGGAGGGCCACAGCAGACGAGATATTTTTGAGCTCCTCTTCAGACATGCCTTTCCCCTCTCACATTGTCTA catgtgtttgcatatgtgACTCAAGAGAAGTATGAGGAGAATGGCTGGAATGTCTACAAACCCATAGAAGAGTTTAGACGCCAG GGTTTACCTAATAACAAGTGGCGTATTACATTCATTAATAAGAACTATGAGCTGTGCGACACCTACCCTACTGTACTGACAGTACCCTTTAAAAGTAAAGAGGAGGACCTCAGAAGAGTTGCAGTGTTCAGATCAAGAGGACGCATACCG GTTCTATCATGGATCCACAGGGAGAACCAGGCAGTGATTGTCCGTTGCAGTCAGCCTCTGGTTGGCATGTCTGGTAAAAGGAACAAAGATGACGAGCGCTATCTGGACCTGATCAGGGAGGCAAACGACACTGCCAAGCTCACTATATATGACGCCAGGCCTAACGTCAACGCTGTGGCCAACAAG GCCACTGGAGGAGGCTATGAGGGTGATGAGTACCAAAACGCAGAGCTCATCTTCTTAGACATCCAGAATATCCATGTCATGAGGGAATCCCTGAAGAAACTCAAAGACATTGTCTACCCAAATGTTGAGGAATCACATTGGCTATCCAGTCTAGAGTCTACACACTGGCTAGAACATGTTAAG CTGGTGTTGTCAGGAGCCATCCAAGTAGCAGACAAGGTTTCCAGTGGAAACTCAGTGGTGGTTCACTGTAGTGATGGCTGGGATAGAACTGCCCAGCTCACCTCGTTGGCCATGCTGATGCTGGACAGTCACTACCGCACACTCAGAGGATTTCAG GTGCTGATTGAGAAGGAATGGATCAGCTTTGGGCACAAATTCGCCTCA aggacAGGTCACGGTGACAAGAACCATGCAGATCAGGACAGATCGCCCATCTTTGTTCAGTTCATTGACTGTGTATGGCAGATGACTAAACAG TTTCCTACAGCCTTTGAGTTTAATGAGCGGCTTCTGCTGACAATCCTGGATCATCTCTACAGCTGTCGTTTTGGGACTTTCCTCTACAACTGTGAGAGTGCACGAGACCAGCAT GAGGTGAGGTCAAAGACAGTGTCTCTGTGGTCTCTGGTCAACAGCAAGTGGGACATTTATTTAAACCCCTTCTACACCCCTGAGTCTGGCAGGGTCCTCTACCCCGTTGCCAGCATGCGTCACCTAGAGCTGTGGGTAACATACTACATCCGCTGGAACCCACGCATACGACAACAG CATCAGAGTCCGGTGGAGCAGCGCTACAAGGAGCTGTTGTCCCTCAGAGATGAGTACttgaagaagctggaggagctgcagctctctgacacctctccttcctcccatTTGGCTAACAGCTCCACCCCCAacacatcctccacctcctccacaccATCACAGCaatacacacacctacagactCCTTTCTGA
- the mtm1 gene encoding myotubularin isoform X1, which produces MAAPISVYNSNALDTHISSTSRESLKMELLADVCLLPGEDRIIDKDIIYICPFRGAVKGKVLITNYRLHFKSSDTDVVVTMDVPLGAISRVEKMGGASSRGENSYGLDITCKDMRNLRFALKQEGHSRRDIFELLFRHAFPLSHCLHVFAYVTQEKYEENGWNVYKPIEEFRRQGLPNNKWRITFINKNYELCDTYPTVLTVPFKSKEEDLRRVAVFRSRGRIPVLSWIHRENQAVIVRCSQPLVGMSGKRNKDDERYLDLIREANDTAKLTIYDARPNVNAVANKATGGGYEGDEYQNAELIFLDIQNIHVMRESLKKLKDIVYPNVEESHWLSSLESTHWLEHVKLVLSGAIQVADKVSSGNSVVVHCSDGWDRTAQLTSLAMLMLDSHYRTLRGFQVLIEKEWISFGHKFASRTGHGDKNHADQDRSPIFVQFIDCVWQMTKQFPTAFEFNERLLLTILDHLYSCRFGTFLYNCESARDQHEVRSKTVSLWSLVNSKWDIYLNPFYTPESGRVLYPVASMRHLELWVTYYIRWNPRIRQQHQSPVEQRYKELLSLRDEYLKKLEELQLSDTSPSSHLANSSTPNTSSTSSTPSQQYTHLQTPF; this is translated from the exons ACCTCCAGAGAGTCCCTGAAGATGGAATTGTTAGCAGATGTATGTCTGCTGCCTGGAGAGGACAGAATTATAG aTAAAGACATCATCTACATCTGTCCATTCCGTGGAGCAGTGAAAGGCAAAGTGTTGATCACCAACTACAGACTCCACTTCAAGAGCTCAGATACT GATGTGGTGGTGACGATGGATGTTCCTTTGGGTGCCATAAGTCGGGTGGAGAAAATGGGTGGGGCATCAAGCAGAGGCGAAAACTCCTATGGCCTGGATATCACctgcaag GACATGAGGAACTTGAGGTTTGCCCTGAAGCAGGAGGGCCACAGCAGACGAGATATTTTTGAGCTCCTCTTCAGACATGCCTTTCCCCTCTCACATTGTCTA catgtgtttgcatatgtgACTCAAGAGAAGTATGAGGAGAATGGCTGGAATGTCTACAAACCCATAGAAGAGTTTAGACGCCAG GGTTTACCTAATAACAAGTGGCGTATTACATTCATTAATAAGAACTATGAGCTGTGCGACACCTACCCTACTGTACTGACAGTACCCTTTAAAAGTAAAGAGGAGGACCTCAGAAGAGTTGCAGTGTTCAGATCAAGAGGACGCATACCG GTTCTATCATGGATCCACAGGGAGAACCAGGCAGTGATTGTCCGTTGCAGTCAGCCTCTGGTTGGCATGTCTGGTAAAAGGAACAAAGATGACGAGCGCTATCTGGACCTGATCAGGGAGGCAAACGACACTGCCAAGCTCACTATATATGACGCCAGGCCTAACGTCAACGCTGTGGCCAACAAG GCCACTGGAGGAGGCTATGAGGGTGATGAGTACCAAAACGCAGAGCTCATCTTCTTAGACATCCAGAATATCCATGTCATGAGGGAATCCCTGAAGAAACTCAAAGACATTGTCTACCCAAATGTTGAGGAATCACATTGGCTATCCAGTCTAGAGTCTACACACTGGCTAGAACATGTTAAG CTGGTGTTGTCAGGAGCCATCCAAGTAGCAGACAAGGTTTCCAGTGGAAACTCAGTGGTGGTTCACTGTAGTGATGGCTGGGATAGAACTGCCCAGCTCACCTCGTTGGCCATGCTGATGCTGGACAGTCACTACCGCACACTCAGAGGATTTCAG GTGCTGATTGAGAAGGAATGGATCAGCTTTGGGCACAAATTCGCCTCA aggacAGGTCACGGTGACAAGAACCATGCAGATCAGGACAGATCGCCCATCTTTGTTCAGTTCATTGACTGTGTATGGCAGATGACTAAACAG TTTCCTACAGCCTTTGAGTTTAATGAGCGGCTTCTGCTGACAATCCTGGATCATCTCTACAGCTGTCGTTTTGGGACTTTCCTCTACAACTGTGAGAGTGCACGAGACCAGCAT GAGGTGAGGTCAAAGACAGTGTCTCTGTGGTCTCTGGTCAACAGCAAGTGGGACATTTATTTAAACCCCTTCTACACCCCTGAGTCTGGCAGGGTCCTCTACCCCGTTGCCAGCATGCGTCACCTAGAGCTGTGGGTAACATACTACATCCGCTGGAACCCACGCATACGACAACAG CATCAGAGTCCGGTGGAGCAGCGCTACAAGGAGCTGTTGTCCCTCAGAGATGAGTACttgaagaagctggaggagctgcagctctctgacacctctccttcctcccatTTGGCTAACAGCTCCACCCCCAacacatcctccacctcctccacaccATCACAGCaatacacacacctacagactCCTTTCTGA